In Toxoplasma gondii ME49 chromosome VIII, whole genome shotgun sequence, a single genomic region encodes these proteins:
- a CDS encoding SGS domain-containing protein (encoded by transcript TGME49_231590) — MSVSNCAPASKAGESAASGPAHRTQTPRFEWMQSGERLGLTFFVKHLTPQDILACEFKPREFCLRLLVPPLPLPSSPGAPTPEVKAEDKTPYVFQIENLFEDILPEESKYTLSQTKIEVSLKKARSGFHWPSLEAPRDGQALPPQPIHVDMKNGAERLKEEEGRMQPADMPPSQPAYPSSKKKVDWNQIEKDIDDELKNDENDGEAALQKLFQQIYANADEDTRRAMIKSYQTSGGTVLSTNWDEVRGKNYEQSVTAPEGQEVRRWTQS, encoded by the exons ATGTCGGTGAGTAACTGCGCACCCGCGTCGAAGGCAGGAGAAAGTGCCGCGTCGGGACCGGCACACCGGACACAAACTCCTCG GTTTGAATGGATGCAGAGTGGAGAACGTCTCGGCCTCACCTTTTTCGTCAAACATCTAACCCCTCAAGACATCCTGGCTTGTGAGTTCAAGCCTCGAGAGTTCTGCTTGCGCCTGCTCGtccctcctctgcctctgccttcttctcccggcGCGCCCACTCCAGAAGTGAAAGCCGAAGACAAGACACCCTACGTTTTCCAAATTGAAAATCTCTTCGAGGACATCCTTCCAGAGGAATCCAAGTATACTCTCAGTcag ACGAAGATCGAAGTTTCGCTGAAGAAGGCACGCTCAGGCTTCCACTGGCCGTCGCTGGAGGCTCCACGAGACGGACAGGCTCTGCCGCCGCAACCCATCCATGTAGACATGAAGAACGGAGCTGAGAGActgaaggaggaggaaggcagaaTGCAGCCTGCAGACATGCCGCCGAGTCAACCTGCGTACCCTTCTTCCAAGAAGAAGGTCGACTGGAATCAAATCGAGAAA GACATTGACGACGAGCtgaaaaacgacgaaaacGATGGCGAGGCGGCTCTTCAAAAACTGTTTCAACAGATTTACGCAAATGCCGACGAAGACACCCGGCGCGCCATGATCAAGTCTTAT CAAACATCCGGTGGCACTGTTCTTTCAACCAACTGGGACGAAGTCAGAGGCAAAAACTACGAACAG AGCGTGACGGCACCCGAGGGCCAGGAGGTCCGCCGGTGGACTCAGTCGTGA